CATCAGCATCATTGAACCTAAGGACGACAACTTCTTCCAGCACGCTCGCAGGCATGCCGCGGTAGAAAGGTGTGGACTCGGGGGCATTCGGATTCCCCCAGTTTTCCGGTGTCGCCGCAAGACCTACCTCTGCCCAATCATAGGCGCCATGATAGGCGCCTTCGAACTTTGCGATCTTCGAACGACCTGTGAAGGCCCGCGCAGCCTTGACCGCAAATAGCACGGCTTCCGTTCCGCTATTGACGAAGCGGACGCGTTCGACACGCGGTATGCGTTCGCAAAGCAATTCTGCGAGCGCTATCTCGCTATCTGTTGGATTTGCGAAGCAGCTGCCAAGCTGCAGTTGTCGGGTCAACGCTTCCACCACTGGCTCGAAGGCGTGGCCGTGGATTAACGACGTAAAATTCGCGTTTAAGTCGAGAAATTGGTTTCCGTCGACGTCGACAAGATAGCTACCTGATCCACGCTCGATATAAAGAGGAACGGGATTCCGCTCAATGGTTACACGCGACGTTCCATCAGGAAACACCAACTGCGCGCGAGCGAAGCTGCCCTTCGATCTATTCCCGAAATGCGACGCTCTCATCATCCTTGAGAAAATGCCCTCGTGTGCTATTCCAAGATCAAATATTGCGAGCCGCTATCAAAATTCAGACTATCTTGTCGGTGTTTCGATTTGATGGCCGCATCAGCGCTCAGCGCGATCAATGGAAACTGACGCTCACACCCCATTATTCGTATCGTAACGATCAACGAGGTGTTGCAGCTCCTCGCCGGTTAGCCAAATAAGTAGATCATCGTCTACAATTTTCTCTTCGACTAAATTCAGGATCGATCCACCTGGCTCGTGATGCACGTGTCCGTATTGAGCGAGCACCCCCTTCGCCGCCGTCCAACGCCCTGCGAGCCCGACCATAAAATCCGGCGCCCACATGGCTAACGACGCACCACGTAGTAATGCAGCCATCATCTCGGGCATGCCCTGCCCTCTAAAATCTCTGCGCAACCAGAAATCCCCGTGATAAGCCACCTTTCCAGTAATTTTCCTCGCGCTTGGCGCGGTACAACTGCAACGATCCTGAGGATGGGCGTGTGTTGCAGGATTAGCGTAGAATGCCTTGAGAGACTCAAGATGTTCGGCAAAATTGCTATCAGACAGGTCATACAGCCGAGCGGCCTCTACAAGCGCCACATCGTTATTCTTATCGAAACCTATCAGCCAATATCCATCACCTGATTTGATCGGCGAGCGATCTGGTCGGAAATTTGGGTATGTCGGCTTCTTAGTCGGAAGAGCTCTTGTAATTGAGACATACTTATGAAAATCGAATCCAATCGAAAGCTTGATACCTTTCTGAGCGGCTATATCGTCGTACACTCTAAGAAATCGCGAGACGTTCAACGGATTGACTACACTTTTCATAGTTGCAACTTGTCCTGTCCTGATCAATTGTGATTGGCTATACTGATGGTCAGCGTACAGCGTTGCAATGGATTGAGCTACTACCTACTTCGGTTAGGGTCGAGCGATGCTGTTGGGAGCGGCAACGAATGGGGTACCGCGCGACCTGCCACTAAACTCCATCCAGTGGCAGTTCTCGTCCTATCATTCGGCCCCAGCGAGGTCGGCGGCGTCGTTCGCAGGGCGAGGTGATTTAGCAACGCTTGGGCCGCCTGATATTGTAGTTGGCGAACTTGTCGCGGGGGTTCTTCGAGATCGGCGAGCAAGGTCTTGAGCAGCTCATCGCATTCGTCATTGATGATGCCAGCATCCGTTTTCAGGCGATGACGTATCCTTGCAAGTTAGCGTGGGTTTCAGCTGAATTCGGTGTATGGTCAGACGCGATCATTCTTGCCTAGCGTGCGACGATCGCCGTCGATGCTCGTTCCAAAGTCGACGATCTGGAACGACAACAATGCATTGCGGTGACTTCATATGACGCCGGGATGTGGAACTGCCGTCCGCTGACGAGCTGGTAACGCACAAGTTTTAGCTCGCTCAATAAGGAGCAGTTGAAGCGTTAATTCTTTTCCGTAGATTTAGTCCGCAACCTCATACTTGTTTTCTCGTAGGCCCATTTTTTACTAGGTTTTCTTTGACGTCACCACGACTTGATCTCCTTAAGAGCCTGATCCAATGCCTGCTCGAACAATTCAAGGCCTTGATCGAGCGTCTCACGATGGATCGTGAGCGCAGGCAGGAATTTCACGACCTGATCGACGGGCCCACATCGTTCGACGATCAGACCCTTTTCGAAGGCGCGGCGTGTCGTTGCTGCTGCGATTTCAGGCATTTGGCAGTCAAATCCGAAGGCCATGCCCCGGCCCCGAACCTTAAAACTGTTCCCGTGCTTGACTGCGATGGCCTCGAGCCGGCGTCGCATAACTTCTCCCAAGCGCAGCACCTCCTGCGCGAGGATCTCGTCTCGCCAGTAAAGATCTATAGCGGCCCTTGCAGATACAAGCGCAAGGTTATTGCCTCGAAACGTGCCCGTGTGCTCTCCGGGCCGCCACGCGTCGAACTCCTCTTTTATCAAAACCATTGATAGTGGCAGGCCATATCCGCTCAGGGATTTCGACATTACAACGAGATCTGGCGACAGGTCTGCAAAGTCGAAACTAAAAAACTGGCCCGTCCGGCCGCAGCCCATTTGGACATCGTCAATTATGAATAGCGCGCCAGCGCTCTTCGCTATTGCTTGAATTGACTGTAACCATTCCTTGCTGGCGACGTTTATGCCGCCTTCTCCTTGTACGGTCTCGACGAGAATGGCAGCCGGGCGATCGATGCCGCTACTCTCGTCCGTCAACACCTTTTGCAAGTAGTCCGCTCTATCAACACCAGGACCAAGGTAGCCATCGTAAGGCATGAATGTTGCGCCCGACAAAGCAACGCCGCTGGCTGAGCGATAAGCGCGATTACCGCTGGCGGCAATGGCGCCTAAGCTCATGCCATGATATCCATTCGTGAATGAGATAATATTTTGGCGTCCTGTGACCTTACGTGCGAGCTTGATTGCCGCCTCGATAGCATTGGCTCCAGTTGGCCCCGTGAATTGAAATCGGTACTTCAGTTTTCGCTTCGCAAGTATGACCGCGTTGAAGGTCTCCATAAACCGGAGCTTAGCGGGAGTTGCCAGGTCAAGACCATGGACGACAGCGTCTGATGCCAGGTAGTCGGAAATGGCTTCTTTGAGTTGATGATTGTTGTGGCCGTAGTTCAGCGCTCCAGCTCCGGATAGGAAGTCCACGACGCTTCGACCATCCTCCGTTAACATGATCGAGCCGCGAGCTCGACTGAACACGGCCGGGAATGAACGCGAATACGTTCGTACGTTTGATTCTAGCGCATCTAACGCTTGCATCTTGTGCGATGTACTAATCGCTCTAGCCATATATCACCTCTGCCAAAGCAAGTGACGAGAGCAAGCAAGGACTCGTCTGGGTACGCGATCTTCCTGACAACCCAAAGTACCCGAGACTCGGCGGCAAGGAAGCTATCAAGATACGTAGGGCTTTGCCCACCACAGTCATGCGCAAGTTGCGTTCTTGATCAATGAAATGCCGTTTGCAGGCTACAGACTTGGGATTCGCGGGTGATCGCTAGAATACACCCGCTAGATCGGCGTTGAGCGGCATCCGGCTAGCATGGGTTCGGGCCTGCTTCGCTAGTTCCCGCGCGTCACATTCATCACACTGGAGCGGTTGATTTACCACCTGCTCAAGCTTGCCAGCTCTTAAAAGAGTGTCAGCGGCTGAGGACGATAATGTTGTTTGAGAAAGCGCGATCCTGGAGGAGCGAAGATGGACCTTCGAGTATGCCCGATTCATGCGCCCCCAAGGCATCCGCCCTAGTTCGCGGATAGGTTCTTTTCCTTGGCGAGCTCTGCTTCGGACAACATCGATGTACCAATAACGCGATCTTTTACCAATTGCGCGATCTCATCGTCAGAAAGCCCGAGAAGCTCTGATAATACATCTCTGTTATGTTGTCCGAGAGTTGGCGCAGCTGTACGGACTAGATAAGGACCTGCGTTCTCCCGAATTGGCATCGATGGCTGGGGATGGACTCCGATGAAGGGGCGTTCAATCTCCTGCAGAAATGCACGCGAGCGAAGATGCCGATCCTTTAGTAGATCAATTGGCAAGCGGGCCACACCCGATGCGACTTTCGCCGCCTGCAACTCCGCCATGGCATCATCCTCATCGCGGGCGATGGTCCAGGCTTCGATGCTTCTCTCAATGTCATCTTCAATGGCTCGACGAGGCCCTGCAGATCTCAGCGATGCGTTCGTCGCCCAGTCTGTCCGACCAATGACCTTGGCAAGTCTCTGCCACATGTCCTCGTCAGTCGCAGCGACTATTATCCATTTGTCCTCCCCTGCACACCGAAAACAGCCATGCGGCACGAACTCCGGATGTCGATTGCCATATCTGCGCGGTGGCAAGCCGCCGATCGACTGAAGGGTGATCCATGGCGCAGCGAACGGCATCAGACATTCGATTTGCGCCAGATCAACGAACTGGCCTTGTCCGGTCCTGCGGGCGTGAATCAATGCAACTAGGACTGCCGCGCAGCCGTTCACCCCACCAACGGGATCGCCAAGAGCGATGTGAGTCATAACAGGTGGCCCATCAGCGCTTCCGATTACGCTGGGAAGTCCTGAACCCTGCTCGAGAGTTGAGCCGTAAGCTCGGCAATCGCGATAGACGCTGTTCGTCCCAAATGCTGACATCGACATCATCACCAGCCGAGGGTTAAGAGCCTTGAGTACATCGAAACCAAGTCCGAGTTTGCTCAGTACACCGACTGAAAAATTGTCGACCGAAATATCGGCGCCTGCCAGTAACCGTTTAGCAAGAGCGGTCCCCTGCGGATGCTTCAGGTCAAGTGTGATTCCACGCTTGTTTCGATTGATTATGCTGAAGCATGATGCCTTTTCGTACATTTTGTCCGTTACATAACCAGGACGTCGATCAAGGCCGCGCCACCAATCCGGATACTGGACGGCCTCGATCTTGATCACATCTGCTCCGAGATCGGCCAGTGTGCGCGTACATAAGGGGCCGGCCCAGCCCATTGTGAAGTCGATGACACGAACGCCCTGCAAAGGTTTTCGATCAGCATCGATACAGTTCGGCGCCTCTAATGCGAACGATGCATCTGTTCGATTAGGTACGTACGCCTGCTGTTCACCAGCGGCTGGCACTTTTCCTCCCCTGCGCGGTGGGGTCGATGTCAAGTGCAGCGCCGAACCGACAGTCAGTCCCGCTTCCTCGGCAGTTCGGACGGGCACGATTGCGCCGCGAGCCAGTCGCTCCGGGTCCTGAAGTAGATCGGATGTTTCCGGCACCGGCACGATCGGGATTTTGCGTGCCAATCCTTCCGCAAACCATTGCAATGCAGTCCGCGCTTCAAGCTTCGGGATTAACTGCCGTTCGATCTGTTCGATATTCTGCAGCCGACCTTCGTTGAAGGTTAGCGCCGGATCATCACGTAGTTCGGGCAGATCGAGCATGTCGCAGAATGCCCGCCATTGCTCCGGCTTGGCCGTGGTGACGCCGAGCCAACCGCACTTTGTCTGGTATATGCCTGTCGGAAAGTTAGGCCAAAAGCGGTTGATTCCGATCCGGCGCATGACGTCGCCCTGCGCAAAGGCCTCGAACATGAGATACTCGGTCAGGGTGATATTCGATTCGAAGATGCTGACCGACCACGACCGCCCGCCTCCACCCTGCGTTTGCGAAACCGCCGAGCTAGCCGCGGCGATAAAGCCCCAGAGACCCGCAACAATACCAGCCTGGAAATCTGGAGCGTGCAAAGGCGGGCCTTCGGCAGGTCCGGCCAACTTCACTAGGCCGGCTAGGGCTCGCACAGTGGAATCGGTCGCGGCGAATCCTGCATAGTGTCCCTCGGCGCCGAACCAACTAGCTTCGAGATGGATCAATCCCGGCCGACGCTGGCGGATTGGACCGATCTCCATGGACGGGCAACCAGCGGGATCAACGTCGCGACCATCGACCAAAATGTCGCAATCCTCGATTAGGGACGTAAGTAGCTGGAGCGAATTCGGCTCGGCAGGATCGATGATAGTGCTTGATTTGTTGACGTTGAGAAACGCAAACCATGCACTCTGGCCACCGCGCGTGAGTGGTTCGCTGCGCCGTATGGGATCACCGCTCGGCGGCTCGACCTTCTGCACATCGGCGCCGAAATCGGCAAACAGTCGCGCACAATAGCTGGTCGCGGCGGAGCTACCGATCTCGACGACCCGCAGATGCGACAAGGCTCCGACTGTGGTCATGTGCCGAACCGCAATTGACGGCGCGACCTGTACGGCCTGGATAGCCGTGCGCCGCCCGTTGACGTAGCAAGGAAGCGATATCTGGCATTGGCAATGTCTTCAGAGCGGCCACCAGCGTACTGACGACATTGCCGTTCTGAAACATAACCGAAAGCCGGACAGCACTGCGGTTGGTGCAGATCTCCGCGGCCCATCTTACATCCTATGCTTCGAAATTGCGACGTTCACTCGCTCACCCACTCCGAGGTAAACCACTAAGTTTAGCAAGACACCTACCAAATCAGAGAGGATCCCCGGGGGGGGCGCGCGTCCCGCCCAAGACGCACTGATGCAGGATCTCGTCTCGCATTCACGACTCGCTCCTTGTCCGAAACCAAGCCGAAATACTTTTCGAAGCTGCACTTATGCCAGCCCGTGACGCCAGCCATCATCAGCTCGGGGCTGCGGCCGTACCGTAATCAAAGGAGTGAGCGCCCATGCCCTCGACAACGACTCGCGAGAGCGAGACTATGCAGCTCCGCCTTTGGCCGCGCTCAGCTGTCGCGCGCCACGGAAACTGTCCCCTTATGTTGCCTCAGATGACAATGTTATCGAAGTACACCTTAGTGTCTCCCGAATCAGCCGCCGCGAGTCCGAACAAGCCGCTTGGGGAGCGCGCCCTCAAGAGCGCCGTAGAGGGCGAGCGGCTTGCTCGGATTGGGCGAATGAGTTTGTCGGGCTTAGGTACTAAGATACGGAGCTTGATCCGATAGTGTGGTTTCTGTGCTGCTGACCAGCTATCTAGCGGCCTTTGATCACCAATTCTTCACCCATGCCTGCACCGCCTTGGCCGCTGAACCGACCAGGCGCATGCGCTTCCAGCCGGGAGAAAGATCGACCGCGGACAATTGGGAGCCGCGGCGAGCCGTTCATACATGGGGGGAAGATGTGGGGTCGAGCATCGATGGCCGGTGTGGCACAGGCCTGCGCCGCACATAGTGGCCCCGATGAGTGCCCCGCTGATCACGCTCTTTCCGACTACCGCCGAGCTCTCGGGCAAAGGCCATCAAGTCGCATTGCACTGGCGCGATAGTCATCGCCGGCTTTGAGTCCCGCTGATCAACGCGCTTGCGGAGCCTCACTTTGAGCGTCTCGGTAATGTCTTCTCCGAGCTTGGACAACTTCGCTCCGGCGCAGCAGGCGCACGCCGCAGGTCCCGGCATGAGACGTGCTCGCGAGGCAGACGGTCCGGGAACGGTTGCGCGACCGCCTCTTGTGCGTGAGCCTACCTTCGTCGCCTTGGCCACGGCCATTTCGGCAGCGACTTCGTCCTTGGTTGCTGAGGCCTCGAGATACTCCAGCATCAGTTCGAGCTAATTTAGCAGCTTTGCGGTACGCTCCGAGCGAGGACTATAACTATCACGGTTCAGCTTTTCGATTTGCAGCTTTAGGTGAGCGATCAGCGTATGGTTGTCAGGACTGTTGGGCGCGAAAGCTGGCTAGTTTGGCGCGCGTCGCCAGCAACGCCGCTTGCAGCGCCTTAAGATCTTCCGGCAGCTTCTCGGGATCTCCACCCATTCAATGGTGGACTCGCAAAGCCTCGATTTTGGCGGCACGCTTTTTGCAATCACACGGGGATATTGCGCAACAATCCTGCGCTCTGCCATCGCCAACTGCGTTGGAGGTTGCGCCAGTCAGTCGCCTCGAAAATACTCCGTCTGAGTTGCCAGACATACTACACCGTCCAACGTCGCCGGCCGAATGACTTGGACTTTTCTTGTGCGGGATCGCATCCTGCGCGTTGCCGGGTGATAGAACCGGCAAGGAAGGAGATTGCTATGCAAGGGGTTTGTACCTTCGTTGGTCTCGGCGTACACAAGGAGACAATTTCTGTCGCGATGTGGATGCTGGACAGCGGGTGAGGTTCGGCATGCACGATCAA
This Bradyrhizobium sp. CCBAU 53421 DNA region includes the following protein-coding sequences:
- the ectB gene encoding diaminobutyrate--2-oxoglutarate transaminase, translated to MQALDALESNVRTYSRSFPAVFSRARGSIMLTEDGRSVVDFLSGAGALNYGHNNHQLKEAISDYLASDAVVHGLDLATPAKLRFMETFNAVILAKRKLKYRFQFTGPTGANAIEAAIKLARKVTGRQNIISFTNGYHGMSLGAIAASGNRAYRSASGVALSGATFMPYDGYLGPGVDRADYLQKVLTDESSGIDRPAAILVETVQGEGGINVASKEWLQSIQAIAKSAGALFIIDDVQMGCGRTGQFFSFDFADLSPDLVVMSKSLSGYGLPLSMVLIKEEFDAWRPGEHTGTFRGNNLALVSARAAIDLYWRDEILAQEVLRLGEVMRRRLEAIAVKHGNSFKVRGRGMAFGFDCQMPEIAAATTRRAFEKGLIVERCGPVDQVVKFLPALTIHRETLDQGLELFEQALDQALKEIKSW
- a CDS encoding CaiB/BaiF CoA-transferase family protein; translated protein: MTTVGALSHLRVVEIGSSAATSYCARLFADFGADVQKVEPPSGDPIRRSEPLTRGGQSAWFAFLNVNKSSTIIDPAEPNSLQLLTSLIEDCDILVDGRDVDPAGCPSMEIGPIRQRRPGLIHLEASWFGAEGHYAGFAATDSTVRALAGLVKLAGPAEGPPLHAPDFQAGIVAGLWGFIAAASSAVSQTQGGGGRSWSVSIFESNITLTEYLMFEAFAQGDVMRRIGINRFWPNFPTGIYQTKCGWLGVTTAKPEQWRAFCDMLDLPELRDDPALTFNEGRLQNIEQIERQLIPKLEARTALQWFAEGLARKIPIVPVPETSDLLQDPERLARGAIVPVRTAEEAGLTVGSALHLTSTPPRRGGKVPAAGEQQAYVPNRTDASFALEAPNCIDADRKPLQGVRVIDFTMGWAGPLCTRTLADLGADVIKIEAVQYPDWWRGLDRRPGYVTDKMYEKASCFSIINRNKRGITLDLKHPQGTALAKRLLAGADISVDNFSVGVLSKLGLGFDVLKALNPRLVMMSMSAFGTNSVYRDCRAYGSTLEQGSGLPSVIGSADGPPVMTHIALGDPVGGVNGCAAVLVALIHARRTGQGQFVDLAQIECLMPFAAPWITLQSIGGLPPRRYGNRHPEFVPHGCFRCAGEDKWIIVAATDEDMWQRLAKVIGRTDWATNASLRSAGPRRAIEDDIERSIEAWTIARDEDDAMAELQAAKVASGVARLPIDLLKDRHLRSRAFLQEIERPFIGVHPQPSMPIRENAGPYLVRTAAPTLGQHNRDVLSELLGLSDDEIAQLVKDRVIGTSMLSEAELAKEKNLSAN